A single genomic interval of Deltaproteobacteria bacterium harbors:
- a CDS encoding carboxymuconolactone decarboxylase family protein yields MGRLPELDENKLSTEQRKIYDEIKSLRGQVRGPFAVWLRNAELGAGTLKLQDMFAARVNLERRLVQLMILVAARSASAQYAWFIHEPHALQYGIAQDIVDAIRERRTPNFIKEDERAVYDITLELNTTQTLSAATFERGMKLFDEQRMVELVSGVGFYSMVAMTLNAFDVQVPTSSQPLK; encoded by the coding sequence ATGGGCAGACTACCCGAACTCGATGAAAACAAACTCTCCACTGAGCAGCGCAAAATTTACGACGAGATCAAAAGCCTGCGCGGCCAAGTGCGCGGGCCCTTCGCCGTCTGGCTGCGCAACGCCGAACTCGGCGCCGGCACGCTCAAGCTGCAAGATATGTTCGCCGCGCGGGTCAATCTCGAACGGCGCTTAGTCCAGTTAATGATTTTGGTCGCGGCGCGCTCGGCCAGTGCGCAGTACGCTTGGTTCATCCACGAGCCTCACGCGCTGCAATATGGCATCGCCCAAGACATCGTCGACGCCATCCGCGAGCGCCGCACGCCAAATTTCATTAAAGAAGACGAGCGCGCGGTTTACGACATTACGCTCGAATTGAACACCACCCAAACACTGTCGGCGGCGACTTTCGAACGCGGCATGAAACTGTTCGACGAGCAGCGCATGGTCGAACTGGTCAGCGGCGTCGGTTTTTATTCCATGGTCGCGATGACGCTCAACGCCTTCGACGTCCAAGTGCCGACCAGCAGTCAACCCCTAAAGTAG
- a CDS encoding aldolase: MSDIPRLNGVIKALEQGQTAFVAFGSVDIENAIAMASTKLDGVAFEMEHAPLDFPGLRNALQFMLDRSQIVSSATLAPAVTPMVRIPPNGIEMNSWIAKQVLDIGVMGIIFPHVSSVEEAANAVGAARYPRLKSAPRYHPPGIRGDAPARAARYWGLSQQEYYKRADVWPLAPDGEILVVIQCEEMRAIENLPKILKEVSGIGVVLIGEGDLSQELGHPRDYDHPVVADAINNILKICKEHNVVCGHPHPDGKNIERLVKDGYRFLMPSSPRSFGVLDQGRKLTGRT, encoded by the coding sequence ATGTCAGACATACCCCGGCTAAACGGCGTAATCAAAGCCCTCGAACAAGGCCAAACCGCCTTCGTCGCGTTCGGCTCCGTCGATATCGAAAATGCCATCGCCATGGCAAGTACCAAGCTCGATGGCGTCGCCTTTGAGATGGAACATGCGCCGCTGGATTTTCCCGGACTGCGCAACGCCCTGCAATTCATGCTCGACCGCAGCCAGATCGTCAGCAGCGCCACCCTCGCGCCGGCGGTCACACCGATGGTACGAATTCCTCCGAATGGAATCGAAATGAACAGCTGGATCGCCAAGCAAGTGCTCGACATCGGCGTCATGGGCATCATATTCCCGCACGTCAGCTCCGTCGAAGAGGCCGCGAATGCGGTGGGCGCCGCGCGCTATCCGCGCCTGAAAAGCGCGCCGCGCTACCATCCGCCCGGCATCCGCGGCGACGCGCCGGCCCGCGCCGCGCGCTACTGGGGACTATCGCAGCAGGAATATTACAAGCGCGCCGATGTCTGGCCGTTAGCCCCCGACGGCGAAATATTAGTCGTCATCCAGTGCGAAGAGATGCGGGCGATTGAAAACCTGCCGAAGATTTTAAAAGAAGTCTCCGGCATCGGCGTGGTCTTGATCGGCGAAGGCGATTTATCCCAAGAACTCGGCCATCCGCGTGACTACGATCATCCCGTGGTCGCGGACGCGATCAATAACATTTTGAAAATCTGCAAAGAGCATAACGTCGTCTGCGGCCACCCGCACCCGGACGGCAAGAATATCGAGCGCTTGGTCAAAGACGGTTATCGCTTCTTGATGCCGTCGTCGCCGCGTTCCTTCGGCGTGTTGGATCAAGGACGGAAACTGACCGGCCGAACCTAA